From a single Brassica oleracea var. oleracea cultivar TO1000 chromosome C5, BOL, whole genome shotgun sequence genomic region:
- the LOC106293891 gene encoding potassium channel SKOR, translating into MGGSSGGGVSYRSDVDSDVELEDYEVDDDFGEEGIVESGGNRFNPLTNFLGLDFTGGNGGKFTVINGIRDISRGSVVHPDSGCYKAWTMFIVIWALYSSFFTPLEFGFFRGLPGNLFILDILGQIAFLVDIVLTFFVAYRDSRTYRMVYRRSSIALRYLKSTFIIDFLSCMPWDIIYKVAGRKEEVRYLLLIRLYRVRRVILFFHKMEKDIRINYLFTRIVKLIFVELYCTHTAACIFYYLATTLPASQEGYTWIGSLKLGDYSYAKFREIDLWTRYTTSMYFAVVTMATVGYGDIHAVNMREMIFAMAYISFDMILGAYLIGNMTALIVKGSKTERFRDKMADIMRYMNRNKLGRNIRGQITGHLRLQYESSYTEAAVLQDIPVSIRAKIAQTLYLPYIEKVPLFRGCSSEFINQIVIRLHEEFFLPGEVIMEQGSVVDQLYFVCHGVLEEIGTAKDGSEEIVSLLQPDNSFGEISILCNIPQPYTVRVSELCRILRLDKQSFMNILEIYFHDGRRILNNLLEGKESNGRIKQLESDITFHISKQEAELALKLNSAAFYGDLYQLKSLIRAGADPNKTDYDGRSPLHLAASRGYEDITLYLIQESVDVNIKDKLGNTPLLEAIKNGNDRVATLLVKEGATLSIENAGTFLCTVVAKGDSDFLKRLLNNGIDPNSKDYDQRTPLHVASSEGLYLLARQLVEAGANVLKKDRWGNTPLDEALVCGNKMLIKLLEDAKTSQMSSFLNSSKEIKDKVYKKKCTVYSSHPNDSKEKRRRGIVLWVPRSIEELVKTAAEQLNFPEASCVLSEDEGKIIDVELISDGQKLYLTIET; encoded by the exons ATGGGAGGTAGCAGCGGCGGCGGAGTTTCGTACCGGAGCGACGTCGACTCGGACGTGGAGTTGGAGGATTACGAGGTGGACGATGATTTCGGAGAAGAAGGGATCGTCGAATCGGGTGGAAACAGATTCAATCCCCTCACGAATTTCTTAGGGTTAGATTTCACCGGAGGTAACGGCGGAAAGTTCACCGTCATTAACGGAATCAGAGACATTTCGAGAGGTTCCGTTGTTCATCCTGATAGCGG ATGCTACAAGGCGTGGACCATGTTCATAGTGATATGGGCACTTTACTCTTCTTTCTTCACTCCATTGGAGTTCGGATTCTTCAGGGGATTACCAGGGAATCTGTTCATCCTCGACATCCTTGGCCAAATCGCTTTCTTAGTCGATATTGTGTTAACATTCTTCGTGGCTTATAGAGATAGCAGAACTTACAGAATGGTCTATAGACGCAGCTCCATCGCTTTACG CTACTTAAAATCAACTTTTATTATTGATTTTTTATCATGCATGCCATGGGATATCATCTACAAG GTAGCAGGTCGAAAAGAAGAAGTGAGATACCTATTGTTGATAAGGCTATATAGAGTTCGTAGAGTCATCTTGTTTTTCCACAAAATGGAGAAAGACATAAGAATCAATTATCTTTTCACAAGAATCGTCAAGCTAATATTCGTCGAGCTCTATTGCACTCACACCGCGGCTTGTATCTTCTATTACTTGGCCACCACGCTTCCTGCTTCTCAAGAAGGATACACCTGGATCGGAAGCTTGAAACTGGGAGACTACAGTTACGCTAAGTTTAGAGAGATCGATCTCTGGACCCGTTACACCACTTCTATGTACTTCGCTGTTGTCACTATGGCAACTGTTG GTTATGGAGATATACATGCGGTTAATATGCGGGAAATGATATTCGCAATGGCCTACATTTCATTTGACATGATTCTAGGAGCTTACTTGATCGGTAACATGACAGCTTTGATAGTAAAAGGTTCGAAAACAGAGAGATTCAGGGACAAGATGGCGGATATAATGAGGTATATGAACCGAAACAAACTCGGTAGAAACATCCGTGGTCAGATCACTGGTCATTTGCGGTTGCAGTACGAAAGTAGCTACACCGAAGCAGCTGTTCTTCAAGACATACCTGTCTCTATCCGCGCTAAG ATCGCTCAAACTTTATACTTGCCGTATATTGAGAAAGTTCCTCTCTTCCGTGGCTGCTCATCTGAGTTCATTAACCAGATT GTTATAAGACTTCATGAAGAATTTTTTCTCCCTGGAGAAGTTATAATGGAGCAAGGAAGTGTTGTTGATCAACTCTACTTCGTTTGTCATGGTGTATTG GAGGAGATAGGTACAGCTAAGGATGGATCTGAGGAGATAGTATCGCTACTTCAACCAGATAACTCTTTTGGAGAGATTTCAATCCTCTGCAACATTCCTCAGCCTTACACAGTTCGAGTTTCCGAGCTGTGTAGGATTCTAAGGCTAGACAAACAATCTTTCATGAACATTCTTGAGATATATTTCCATGACGGACGGAGGATACTCAACAATCTGCTTGAAGGGAAAGAATCTAACGGCCGGATTAAGCAGCTGGAATCAGATATAACCTTTCATATCAGTAAACAAGAGGCAGAGCTAGCTTTGAAGTTGAACAGCGCTGCTTTCTACGGTGATCTTTACCAGCTTAAGAGCTTGATCCGAGCTGGAGCTGACCCAAATAAAACAGATTATGATGGAAGATCCCCTTTG CATCTTGCAGCTTCTAGAGGATATGAGGACATCACACTGTATCTTATTCAAGAATCAGTAGATGTAAACATCAAAGATAAACTGGGGAACACGCCGTTACTAGAAGCAATCAAGAACGGGAACGATCGTGTTGCTACCTTGCTTGTGAAAGAAGGTGCAACGTTGAGTATAGAGAACGCAGGGACTTTTCTTTGCACTGTGGTTGCCAAAGGAGACAGCGATTTCTTAAAACGTCTTCTCAACAATGGTATTGATCCAAACTCTAAAGATTATGATCAGAGGACACCTCTTCACGTTGCTTCTTCTGAAGGATTGTATCTCTTGGCAAGACAGTTGGTCGAAGCAGGTGCTAATGTCCTAAAAAAAGACAG GTGGGGAAATACTCCTCTAGATGAAGCCCTAGTTTGTGGAAACAAGATGTTGATAAAACTACTTGAAGACGCTAAGACTTCTCAGATGTCTTCGTTTCTGAATAGCTCTAAAGAGATCAAAG ATAAAGTTTATAAGAAGAAATGTACAGTCTATTCTTCACATCCGAATGATTCCAAAGAGAAAAGAAGACGTGGGATTGTATTGTGGGTGCCTCGAAGCATAGAGGAGCTCGTAAAAACTGCAGCAGAACAGTTGAATTTTCCGGAAGCTTCTTGTGTTTTGTCTGAAGATGAAGGTAAAATTATTGATGTAGAGTTGATAAGTGATGGACAAAAACTGTATCTGACTATTGAAACATAA
- the LOC106293895 gene encoding U-box domain-containing protein 21, producing MVLPWRSRGGRRAERRNLSTSGDTSVVKIKVPAQLRSSKIELVQSPLAPLTPRDAVEICRRLENATAREENAECLEIVSKIKNLARDNGETNKKWLLQYGVVSELTSCFQRFASTREEHARLLEEVLSVITSWLPLSRTEGFSKMGSTASLNALARFLNAPDAKTRQNAVFCIREVMAIDKRFVYALTDIEGAFEGLIKIIKDSVSTSSTKASIMAIYRIISCDNKTALKLVNLGLVALIAEMIVNNAEKSVCERCLVVLNVVCDNEQSREDVLRNALIVPLVVKKILRVSDLATQCSVSILWKLWRKNREDVLLEALQVGAFEKLLVVLQVGCEEKTKERASELLRNLNRCRNEMENTNCVDSSMHLKNVKKSF from the coding sequence ATGGTGTTACCATGGAGATCAAGAGGAGGAAGAAGAGCAGAGAGACGTAACCTATCGACTTCCGGCGATACCTCTGTCGTGAAAATTAAAGTCCCGGCTCAACTCCGATCATCAAAGATCGAGCTGGTTCAGTCACCGCTCGCGCCGTTGACACCGCGTGATGCGGTTGAGATATGCCGGAGACTTGAAAACGCGACGGCTCGCGAGGAAAATGCAGAGTGTTTGGAGATTGTTAGTAAAATCAAGAACTTGGCAAGAGACAACGGAGAGACGAACAAGAAGTGGCTGCTCCAATACGGCGTCGTTTCGGAGTTAACTTCTTGCTTCCAAAGATTCGCGTCGACGCGCGAGGAACACGCGCGTCTGTTGGAGGAAGTCTTGTCTGTTATAACTTCTTGGTTGCCTCTGAGTCGAACAGAGGGTTTCTCCAAGATGGGATCAACTGCTTCCCTCAACGCTCTCGCGCGGTTCTTAAACGCTCCAGACGCTAAAACGAGGCAAAACGCAGTGTTTTGCATCAGAGAGGTTATGGCAATAGACAAGAGGTTTGTCTACGCGTTAACAGACATCGAAGGAGCTTTCGAAGGATTGATAAAGATCATCAAAGACTCTGTTTCCACGAGCTCGACGAAAGCATCTATAATGGCAATATATAGAATCATCTCATGTGACAACAAGACCGCTTTAAAACTCGTGAACTTGGGTTTGGTCGCATTGATCGCAGAGATGATCGTGAACAACGCCGAAAAGAGCGTTTGCGAGAGATGCCTCGTGGTTCTAAACGTCGTATGCGACAACGAGCAAAGCAGAGAAGACGTTCTTCGAAACGCTTTGATCGTTCCTCTTGTTGTGAAGAAGATCCTACGCGTTTCGGATCTCGCAACGCAATGCTCGGTCTCTATTCTCTGGAAGCTATGGAGAAAGAACAGAGAAGATGTGTTGCTTGAAGCTCTTCAAGTTGGTGCCTTCGAGAAACTCTTAGTGGTTTTACAAGTCGGGTGCGAGGAGAAGACTAAAGAGAGAGCCAGCGAGCTGTTGCGGAACTTAAACCGATGTAGAAACGAGATGGAGAACACAAACTGTGTCGATTCTTCTATGCATTTGAAGAACGTGAAGAAATCATTTTAA
- the LOC106295973 gene encoding zinc finger CCCH domain-containing protein 33, translated as MDFNAGVPMSSLSPLMTQEAMWQMSLSQDETMEAGSYPERPGEPNCSYYIRTGLCRFGSTCRFNHPPDRELVIATARMRGEYPERIGQPECEYYLKTGTCKFGVTCKFHHPRNKAGIAGRVSLNMLGYPLRSNEVDCAYFLRTGHCKFGATCKFNHPQPQPTTGLMVPTSGQQQSYSWSSASFIPSPRWQDPSGYTPLLMPQGVVPVQGWNPYTGQLGSVSPSGTGNDHTNYRNMQQNEAGSQSQGSVSGLNTASSVPLGGFYALPSESVFPERPGQPECQFYMKTGDCKFGTVCKFHHPRDRQAPPPDCLLSPIGLPLRPGEPLCVFYSRYGICKFGPSCKFHHPMEVFAYDNTASETDEVVETSGGHSRRVSVSETRQATTSGEDTTN; from the exons ATGGATTTTAACGCCGGAGTTCCTATGTCCTCTCTTTCGCCTCTGATGACTCAAG AGGCAATGTGGCAAATGAGTTTGAGTCAAGATGAAACGATGGAAGCTGGTTCTTACCCGGAACGACCAGGAGAGCCCAATTGTTCTTATTACATCAGAACTGGTCTTTGTAGATTTGGTTCCACTTGTCGCTTCAACCATCCTCCTGATCGTGAACTG GTTATAGCCACTGCAAGGATGAGAGGAGAATACCCTGAAAGGATTGGTCAGCCTGAATGCGAG TACTATTTGAAAACAGGAACCTGCAAGTTTGGAGTAACATGTAAGTTTCATCATCCCAGGAACAAAGCTGGGATTGCTGGACGAGTCTCACTCAATATGTTAGGCTATCCTCTACGCTCT AATGAGGTTGATTGTGCTTATTTTCTAAGAACCGGACACTGCAAATTTGGCGCCACTTGTAAATTCAACCATCCTCAGCCTCAACCAACAACCGGCCTCATGGTTCCTACTTCAGGCCAACAACAGTCTTATTCTTGGTCAAGCGCATCTTTTATTCCCAGCCCTCGATGGCAAGATCCCTCTGGCTACACCCCATTGCTTATGCCTCAAGGAGTTGTACCCGTTCAAGGATGGAACCCTTACACC GGTCAGCTCGGCTCAGTTTCTCCTTCAGGTACTGGAAATGATCACACCAACTACAGAAACATGCAGCAAAACGAGGCTGGCTCTCAGTCTCAAGGGTCAGTCTCTGGTCTCAATACGGCATCCTCTGTTCCATTAGGAGGGTTCTATGCATTACCAAGTGAAAGCGTTTTCCCGGAGAGACCAGGACAACCAGAATGCCAATTCTACATGAAGACAGGAGACTGCAAATTTGGCACAGTTTGCAAGTTTCATCATCCTAGAGATAGACAAGCTCCTCCTCCTGATTGTCTCTTAAGTCCCATTGGCCTACCGTTACGCCCT GGAGAACCGTTGTGTGTGTTCTATAGTCGCTATGGAATCTGCAAGTTTGGTCCAAGCTGTAAATTTCATCACCCAATGGAAGTATTCGCATACGACAACACGGCTTCAGAGACAGATGAGGTTGTGGAAACATCAGGTGGACATTCCAGAAGAGTCTCAGTGTCTGAAACAAGACAAGCAACTACCTCTGGGGAAGACACTACCAACTGA
- the LOC106295974 gene encoding TIMELESS-interacting protein — protein MESAPTGCFKCGRPGHWSRDCPSSAPAGGDPAPSSQTPNNDSQRSFPKSGNPAAGGPVLPKATKARVPRPKLTPETLLSEDGLGYVLRHFPRSFKYRGRGKEVSDLGNLIRMYSEWHSHLLPYYSFDQFVHKVQQVASTKRVKICINELRERVASGVDPNKLYDKQEENAAHSDDQRDVDMDQPSYDEENIPSKKTVDADTNADAFQDSILNEIFASATDSRPTQKLPSDEQNMDQSNELTEEQRARMEANRLKAMERAQNISEEQRLRMEANRLKALERAKARLEPNQA, from the exons ATGGAATCAGCTCCGACGGGATGCTTCAAATGCGGCCGACCTGGTCACTGGTCTCGCGATTGCCCTTCCTCGGCTCCGGCGGGCGGCGATCCCGCGCCATCTTCTCAAACCCCTAACAACGACTCGCAGAGATCTTTCCCCAAAAGTGGAAACCCCGCCGCCGGGGGACCTGTTCTTCCCAAAGCGACGAAGGCGAGAGTCCCAAGGCCTAAGCTAACACCTGAGACGCTGCTCTCGGAGGATGGTCTCGGCTACGTTCTTCGCCACTTCCCTAGATCCTTCAAGTATCGTGGGCGAGGGAAAGAG GTTAGCGATTTGGGGAATTTGATAAGGATGTACAGTGAGTGGCACTCTCATCTGCTACCTTACTACTCCTTTGATCAGTTTGTGCATAAGGTCCAACAAGTCGCTTCTACTAAGCGTGTCAAG ATTTGTATAAACGAACTGAGGGAAAGGGTCGCCAGTGGAGTTGATCCAAATAAGTTATACGACAAGCAGGAGGAAAATGCTGCTCATTCTGATGATCAAC GTGATGTAGATATGGATCAGCCAAGTTATGACGAGGAGAACATACCATCAAAGAAGACCGTGGATGCTGATACAAATGCTGATGCCTTTCAAGACAGTATCTTGAATGAGATATTTGCTAGTGCAACGGACTCCAGACCTACTCAGAAGCTACCGAGCGATGAACAGAACATGGATCAAAGCAATGAACTTACAGAAGAGCAAAGAGCACGTATGGAAGCTAATAGATTGAAGGCAATGGAGAGAGCTCAGAATATTTCCGAGGAACAGAGACTACGAATGGAAGCGAATCGGCTCAAAGCTCTCGAACGAGCCAAAGCAAGGTTAGAACCAAATCAAGCTTAG
- the LOC106292434 gene encoding serine/threonine-protein kinase CDL1, with product MHCFPCFSTPKSKKSPTRNETDDNETRPHAHENKHADEAEQLEETTLKTFTFRELATATKNFRQECLLGEGGFGRVYKGTLQPTGQVVAVKQLDKHGLHGNKEFQAEVLSLGRLDHPNLVKLVGYCADGDQRLLVYDYVTGGSLQNHLHEPKSDREPMDWTTRMQIAYGAAQGLDYLHDKVNPPVIYRDLKASNVLLDDDLCPKLSDFGLHKLGPGTGDKMVALTSRVMGTYGYSAPEYTRGGNLTLKSDVYSFGVVLLELITGRRALDTTRPNDEQNLVSWAQPLFGDPKRYPDMADPVLENKFSERGLNQAVAIASMCVQEEATTRPLISDVMVALSFLSMSKEDGVPTTVPILSFRDKSMSIALSRHDSDLASSKLAVEDEKSSTSSDKESSVDSMKERVIKREEEDSLSESDDGSGSNSDEEQEEDRNSLSTEPIDEKNQAQSLKINYRYSWEEVDVSDEKLSSKGSQKSNDESIYSCYDIEVDHDDLPRNEKHIHLEHIHSSKSEDDQSVYFDDEPGDDNEISFHRIKSEVDVDYVEDDSGTSLHPVK from the exons ATGCATTGTTTTCCATGTTTCTCTACGCCAAAGAGTAAAAAATCTCCAACTAGGAATGAGACCGACGACAATGAAACCAGACCACATGCACACG AGAATAAACATGCAGATGAAGCAGAGCAATTGGAAGAAACGACGTTGAAGACGTTCACTTTCCGAGAACTAGCGACCGCGACAAAGAATTTCCGGCAAGAATGTTTGTTAGGAGAAGGTGGCTTCGGCAGGGTTTACAAAGGAACCCTTCAACCTACTGGCCAG GTGGTGGCTGTAAAGCAACTAGACAAGCATGGACTGCATGGGAACAAGGAGTTTCAAGCAGAGGTCTTGTCATTAGGCCGACTCGATCATCCCAATCTTGTTAAGCTTGTAGGCTATTGTGCCGATGGAGATCAAAGACTTTTGGTTTATGATTATGTCACAGGAGGTTCTCTCCAAAACCATCTTCATG AGCCAAAATCAGACCGTGAACCAATGGACTGGACGACAAGGATGCAGATAGCGTACGGTGCAGCGCAAGGGCTTGACTATTTGCACGATAAAGTGAATCCACCCGTGATATACCGTGACTTGAAAGCTTCAAACGTTTTGTTGGACGATGACTTGTGTCCTAAGCTTTCTGACTTTGGCCTGCATAAGCTAGGACCAGGGACAGGTGATAAGATGGTGGCTTTAACTTCTCGAGTAATGGGAACTTATGGTTACTCCGCTCCTGAGTATACACGAGGAGGAAATCTCACCTTGAAATCAGATGTCTATAGCTTTGGAGTTGTGTTGCTTGAGCTCATCACTGGTCGAAGAGCTCTTGATACTACTAGACCTAATGATGAACAAAACTTAGTTTCTTGG GCACAACCATTGTTTGGAGATCCAAAGAGATATCCTGATATGGCAGATCCAGTTCTTGAGAATAAATTTTCAGAGAGGGGACTAAACCAAGCGGTGGCGATAGCTTCAATGTGTGTGCAAGAGGAGGCAACAACTCGTCCTCTGATAAGCGATGTAATGGTTGCACTTAGCTTCCTTTCCATGTCTAAAGAAGACGGTGTTCCCACAACTGTTCCTATCTTATCCTTCAGGGACAAGAGCATGTCTATAGCCTTAAGCCGACATGATTCAGATCTTGCATCTTCTAAACTAGCAGTAGAAGATGAAAAGTCTAGTACATCATCAGACAAAGAATCATCTGTGGACAGCATGAAGGAGAGAGTAATCAAACGTGAGGAGGAAGATAGCTTGAGCGAATCTGATGATGGGTCTGGTTCTAACTCGGATGAAGAACAAGAAGAGGATCGAAACAGTTTATCAACAGAGCCTATTGATGAGAAGAACCAGGCGCAGAGCTTGAAGATAAACTATAGATATAGTTGGGAAGAAGTGGATGTTAGTGATGAGAAGCTAAGCAGTAAAGGCAGCCAGAAATCAAATGATGAGAGCATATATTCGTGCTATGATATTGAAGTAGATCATGATGATTTACCTAGGAATGAAAAGCATATTCATCTTGAGCACATTCATAGCTCGAAATCCGAGGATGATCAAAGTGTTTATTTTGATGATGAGCCAGGAGATGACAATGAGATATCTTTTCATCGGATAAAATCGGAGGTGGATGTTGATTATGTTGAAGATGACAGTGGAACTTCTTTGCACCCAGTTAAATAA
- the LOC106293724 gene encoding probable tyrosine-protein phosphatase At1g05000, with protein MCLIMEADDHDGCVLVAPQNFSMVENGVYRSSFPKPEHFGFLTALNLRSIIYLCPEPYPEEILKFYEANNIRLFQFAIESQKDPPTPIPEDTVMAALRVLVDVRNHPILIHCKAGKHRTGCLVGCLRKVQNWCWSSVLEEYQKYAGSKCRQRDMKCIETFDTVSLRQCLLSIMYRYLGYGPNRKRLLYGEENVQTPKPQATNV; from the exons ATGTGTTTGATAATGGAAGCTGATGATCACGACGGTTGTGTGTTAGTCGCGCCGCAGAATTTTTCTATGGTTGAAAACGGTGTCTACCGATCTTCGTTTCCTAAGCCAGAGCATTTCGGTTTCCTCACAGCCCTTAATCTTCGTTCCATCAT TTATCTTTGTCCTGAACCATACCCTGAGGAGATTTTGAAGTTTTACGAGGCCAACAACATTAGGCTTTTTCAATTTGCAATCGAAAGCCAAAAG GATCCTCCTACACCAATACCAGAGGATACAGTTATGGCTGCTCTCAGAGTCTTAGTTG ATGTAAGAAACCATCCGATCCTCATACACTGCAAAGCCGGAAAG CATAGGACAGGTTGTTTGGTGGGATGCTTAAGAAAAGTTCAGAACTGGTGTTGGTCATCGGTGCTAGAGGAATACCAAAAGTACGCGGGTTCGAAGTGCAGACAGAGGGACATGAAGTGTATTGAGACATTTGATACCGTGAGCTTGAGGCAGTGTCTCTTGAGCATTATGTACCGTTATCTCGGTTATGGTCCTAATAGGAAAAGGTTGCTCTATGGAGAAGAAAATGTCCAGACACCGAAACCGCAGGCTACCAATGTTTGA
- the LOC106295744 gene encoding uncharacterized protein LOC106295744: MTGKAKPKKHTAKEIQAKIDAALTNRGGGKAGIADRTGKEKGGHAKFECPHSKITAPDLKTMQIHHDSKHPKIPYEESKLVNLHAVLAPVAESKPKPGIRGSLTK; the protein is encoded by the coding sequence ATGACTGGCAAGGCCAAGCCGAAGAAGCATACAGCTAAGGAGATTCAAGCCAAGATCGATGCTGCGTTGACCAACAGAGGCGGAGGAAAGGCGGGAATAGCCGATCGGACCGGGAAAGAGAAAGGTGGTCACGCTAAGTTCGAGTGTCCTCACTCCAAAATCACGGCTCCGGATCTCAAGACCATGCAGATCCATCACGATTCGAAGCATCCGAAGATCCCTTACGAAGAGTCCAAGCTCGTGAATCTCCATGCTGTTTTAGCTCCGGTGGCTGAGTCCAAACCTAAACCTGGAATCAGAGGAAGCTTAACGAAGTAA